One stretch of Bombus terrestris chromosome 5, iyBomTerr1.2, whole genome shotgun sequence DNA includes these proteins:
- the LOC100647770 gene encoding nucleoporin SEH1 isoform X1: MFEAHSINAEHKDLIHDIAYDFYGQRMATCSSDQYVKVWDEDEHGNWHLSASWKAHSGSVWKVTWAHPEFGQVLATCSFDRTAAVWEEIVGEGSGPGERGMRHWVRRTNLVDSRKSVTDVKFAPKTLGLLLATCSEDGVIRIYEAPDVMNLSQWTLQHDISCKLQCSCLSWNPSLSRLHHPMIAVGSDDPNPSSEGKVFIYEYSESSRRWTKTQTLNIIDPIHDIAFAPNLGRSFHTLAIASKDVQIIILKPMVDNAQSGSSRFEINVAAQFSDHDFTVWRVCWNIMGTILASSGDDGCVRLWKDNYINNWKCVAVLKGDGTSAQSAETSTVATPPNHSTGIQQTSSTTRAVTIATVTTEKPTVTVMCSNKWQAPVIKGRFSKSVWLGNPSEPTPPPPPILEYPKAKK; the protein is encoded by the exons ATGTTCGAAGCGCACAGTATTAATGCGGAACATAAAGACTTGATTCATGATATTGCTTATGATTTTTATGGACAACGAATGGCAACATGTTCTAGTGATCAATATGTGAAA GTCTGGGATGAAGACGAACATGGAAATTGGCATTTATCTGCATCTTGGAAAGCACACAGTGGGTCTGTGTGGAAAGTAACATGGGCTCATCCAGAGTTTGGTCAAGTTCTAGCAACATGCTCTTTTGATAGGACAGCTGCTGTATGGGAAGAGATAG TTGGAGAAGGATCAGGACCAGGAGAACGTGGCATGAGACATTGGGTTAGGAGAACAAACTTAGTAGATTCTAGAAAGTCTGTTACAGATGTGAAATTTGCACCTAAAACTTTAGGACTTTTGTTAGCTACGTGTAGTGAAGACGGTGTAATTAGGATATATGAAGCACCTGATGTTATGAATTTAAGTCAATGGACTCTACAACATGATATTAGTTGTAAACTTCAGTGCAGTTGTCTTTCATGGAATCCATCTCTCTCAAG GTTACATCATCCAATGATAGCAGTTGGAAGTGATGATCCAAATCCATCATCCGAGGGAAAAGtttttatatatgaatattctGAAAGTAGTAGAAGATGGACAAAAActcaaacattaaatattatagatccTATTCATGATATAGCATTTGCTCCAAATTTAGGTAGAAGTTTTCACACATTAGCTATTGCATCAAAAGATGtgcaaataattatattaaaacctATGGT GGATAATGCACAAAGTGGTTCATCACGTTTTGAAATTAATGTGGCAGCACAGTTCTCTGATCATGATTTTACTGTATGGCGAGTGTGTTGGAACATTATGGGAACTATTCTAGCAAGTTCAGGAGATGATGGTTGCGTTCGATTATGGaaagataattatattaataattggaAATGTGTTGCTGTGTTGAAAGGTGATGGCACCTCTGCTCAAAGTGCTGAAACTTCTACAGTAGCAACACCACCCAATCATTCAACAGGAATACAACAAACATCTTCTACAACAAG AGCAGTAACTATAGCAACTGTCACTACAGAGAAGCCTACAGTTACAGTTATGTGCAGCAATAAATGGCAGGCACCTGTTATAAAAGGTCGTTTTAGTAAATCTGTTTGGTTGGGAAATCCTAGTGAACCAACACCACCTCCACCTCCAATCTTAGAGTACCCAAAGGCAAAAAAGTAA
- the LOC100647770 gene encoding nucleoporin SEH1 isoform X2 — protein sequence MFEAHSINAEHKDLIHDIAYDFYGQRMATCSSDQYVKVWDEDEHGNWHLSASWKAHSGSVWKVTWAHPEFGQVLATCSFDRTAAVWEEIVGEGSGPGERGMRHWVRRTNLVDSRKSVTDVKFAPKTLGLLLATCSEDGVIRIYEAPDVMNLSQWTLQHDISCKLQCSCLSWNPSLSRLHHPMIAVGSDDPNPSSEGKVFIYEYSESSRRWTKTQTLNIIDPIHDIAFAPNLGRSFHTLAIASKDVQIIILKPMVDNAQSGSSRFEINVAAQFSDHDFTVWRVCWNIMGTILASSGDDGCVRLWKDNYINNWKCVAVLKGDGTSAQSAETSTVATPPNHSTGIQQTSSTTRYYKLGSISHPNQVPWH from the exons ATGTTCGAAGCGCACAGTATTAATGCGGAACATAAAGACTTGATTCATGATATTGCTTATGATTTTTATGGACAACGAATGGCAACATGTTCTAGTGATCAATATGTGAAA GTCTGGGATGAAGACGAACATGGAAATTGGCATTTATCTGCATCTTGGAAAGCACACAGTGGGTCTGTGTGGAAAGTAACATGGGCTCATCCAGAGTTTGGTCAAGTTCTAGCAACATGCTCTTTTGATAGGACAGCTGCTGTATGGGAAGAGATAG TTGGAGAAGGATCAGGACCAGGAGAACGTGGCATGAGACATTGGGTTAGGAGAACAAACTTAGTAGATTCTAGAAAGTCTGTTACAGATGTGAAATTTGCACCTAAAACTTTAGGACTTTTGTTAGCTACGTGTAGTGAAGACGGTGTAATTAGGATATATGAAGCACCTGATGTTATGAATTTAAGTCAATGGACTCTACAACATGATATTAGTTGTAAACTTCAGTGCAGTTGTCTTTCATGGAATCCATCTCTCTCAAG GTTACATCATCCAATGATAGCAGTTGGAAGTGATGATCCAAATCCATCATCCGAGGGAAAAGtttttatatatgaatattctGAAAGTAGTAGAAGATGGACAAAAActcaaacattaaatattatagatccTATTCATGATATAGCATTTGCTCCAAATTTAGGTAGAAGTTTTCACACATTAGCTATTGCATCAAAAGATGtgcaaataattatattaaaacctATGGT GGATAATGCACAAAGTGGTTCATCACGTTTTGAAATTAATGTGGCAGCACAGTTCTCTGATCATGATTTTACTGTATGGCGAGTGTGTTGGAACATTATGGGAACTATTCTAGCAAGTTCAGGAGATGATGGTTGCGTTCGATTATGGaaagataattatattaataattggaAATGTGTTGCTGTGTTGAAAGGTGATGGCACCTCTGCTCAAAGTGCTGAAACTTCTACAGTAGCAACACCACCCAATCATTCAACAGGAATACAACAAACATCTTCTACAACAAGGTACTACAAATTGGGTTCCATCAGTCATCCAAACCAAGTGCCTTGGCATTag
- the LOC100649531 gene encoding dolichyl-diphosphooligosaccharide--protein glycosyltransferase subunit 4, translating to MITDVQLAVFCNILGATLFCLVFLFHYVYANYSK from the coding sequence ATGATCACAGATGTACAGTTGGCTGTATTCTGCAACATTCTTGGAGCGACATTATTTTGCTTAGTATTTCTCTTTCACTACGTATATGCTAATTATTCGAAGTAA
- the LOC100646138 gene encoding protein PRRC1 isoform X1, protein MTDDSNGESTFEFVERRTDESSTSGEIVKTDSFSSLSSSTSLLMPLGVSTSTGNLLSNVPPPSALPIFISNPGTMLSERPNNLESSSQKKLHEQEPNKSMLNTVIQSKPLQQETHQVITTPIVTPSIQNVQTTVPSENIVQDSGMVGGGLLSWVKETVVNSNVLSKVAEKAKNSVNTMITTLDPQMREFIYSGGDMEIVVASDKDVKISSVRQAFQTVFGKATVTGISVESSAVAAQPVGFAAGVKGAEERINSARNIPTLPKDIPIIAVENFLLEVGEDKWYDLGVILLNDPKRNVNLQTFTQMTPVPSQIVTMAQEATPEDYPLKWSGLSVTVGSLMANSLQVSHNEWHHALTGISRRDIILLAAQSLAGIYKNTINPI, encoded by the exons ATGACTGACGATTCCAATGGAGAATCCACATTCGAATTTGTCGAAAGAAGAACAGATGAATCGTCTACATCTGGAGAAATCGTAAAAACAG ATTCTTTTAGCAGTTTGTCTTCATCAACATCTTTATTAATGCCATTAGGTGTATCAACATCTACAGGGAATTTGTTATCAAATGTACCACCACCTAGTGCATTgcctatttttatttcaaacccTGGAACAATGTTATCAGAAAGGCCTAATAATTTAGAATCATCTTCACAAAAGAAACTTCATGAACAGGAACCTAATAAATCAATGTTAAATACTGTTATTCAATCTAAACCATTACAGCAAGAAACACATCAAGTAATTACAACTCCTATTGTTACTCCGTccatacaaaatgtacaaactACAGTGCCATCAGAAAATATAGTCCAAGATTCAGGAATGGTTGGAGGTGGTCTACTGTCATGGGTTAAAGAAACAGTAGTAAATAGTAATGTATTAAGCAAAGTTGCAGAAAAAGCAAAGAACAGTGTTAATACTATGATCACAACATTAGATCCTCAGATGCGTGAGTTCATTT ATTCTGGTGGTGATATGGAGATTGTAGTTGCATCAGACAAAGATGTTAAAATAAGTTCTGTTCGTCAGGCTTTCCAAACAGTTTTTGGGAAGGCAACAGTAAC TGGTATATCAGTGGAAAGTTCAGCTGTGGCTGCTCAACCAGTTGGTTTTGCTGCGGGTGTGAAAGGAGCAGAAGAAAGAATTAATTCTGCTCGAAATATTCCGACTCTTCCAAAAGATATACCTATAATTGCAGTAGAAAATTTTCTGTTAGAAGTTGGTGAAGATAAATGGTATGATTTAGGGGTGATACTTCTTAATGATCCGAAACGTAATGTGAATTTGCAAACGTTCACTCAAATGACTCCAGTGCCAAGTCAAATAGTAACAATGGCACAAGAAGCCACACCTGAAGATTATCCTCTTAAATGGTCTGGATTATCAGTTACTGTTGGTAGTTTAATGGCAAACAGTTTACAG GTTTCTCACAATGAATGGCATCATGCACTTACAGGAATTTCCAGAAGAGACATTATACTTTTAGCAGCTCAATCACTAGCTGGCATCTACAAAAACACAATTAATCCcatctaa
- the LOC100646138 gene encoding protein PRRC1 isoform X2, with the protein MTDDSNGESTFEFVERRTDESSTSGEIVKTDSFSSLSSSTSLLMPLGVSTSTGNLLSNVPPPSALPIFISNPGTMLSERPNNLESSSQKKLHEQEPNKSMLNTVIQSKPLQQETHQVITTPIVTPSIQNVQTTVPSENIVQDSGMVGGGLLSWVKETVVNSNVLSKVAEKAKNSVNTMITTLDPQMHSGGDMEIVVASDKDVKISSVRQAFQTVFGKATVTGISVESSAVAAQPVGFAAGVKGAEERINSARNIPTLPKDIPIIAVENFLLEVGEDKWYDLGVILLNDPKRNVNLQTFTQMTPVPSQIVTMAQEATPEDYPLKWSGLSVTVGSLMANSLQVSHNEWHHALTGISRRDIILLAAQSLAGIYKNTINPI; encoded by the exons ATGACTGACGATTCCAATGGAGAATCCACATTCGAATTTGTCGAAAGAAGAACAGATGAATCGTCTACATCTGGAGAAATCGTAAAAACAG ATTCTTTTAGCAGTTTGTCTTCATCAACATCTTTATTAATGCCATTAGGTGTATCAACATCTACAGGGAATTTGTTATCAAATGTACCACCACCTAGTGCATTgcctatttttatttcaaacccTGGAACAATGTTATCAGAAAGGCCTAATAATTTAGAATCATCTTCACAAAAGAAACTTCATGAACAGGAACCTAATAAATCAATGTTAAATACTGTTATTCAATCTAAACCATTACAGCAAGAAACACATCAAGTAATTACAACTCCTATTGTTACTCCGTccatacaaaatgtacaaactACAGTGCCATCAGAAAATATAGTCCAAGATTCAGGAATGGTTGGAGGTGGTCTACTGTCATGGGTTAAAGAAACAGTAGTAAATAGTAATGTATTAAGCAAAGTTGCAGAAAAAGCAAAGAACAGTGTTAATACTATGATCACAACATTAGATCCTCAGATGC ATTCTGGTGGTGATATGGAGATTGTAGTTGCATCAGACAAAGATGTTAAAATAAGTTCTGTTCGTCAGGCTTTCCAAACAGTTTTTGGGAAGGCAACAGTAAC TGGTATATCAGTGGAAAGTTCAGCTGTGGCTGCTCAACCAGTTGGTTTTGCTGCGGGTGTGAAAGGAGCAGAAGAAAGAATTAATTCTGCTCGAAATATTCCGACTCTTCCAAAAGATATACCTATAATTGCAGTAGAAAATTTTCTGTTAGAAGTTGGTGAAGATAAATGGTATGATTTAGGGGTGATACTTCTTAATGATCCGAAACGTAATGTGAATTTGCAAACGTTCACTCAAATGACTCCAGTGCCAAGTCAAATAGTAACAATGGCACAAGAAGCCACACCTGAAGATTATCCTCTTAAATGGTCTGGATTATCAGTTACTGTTGGTAGTTTAATGGCAAACAGTTTACAG GTTTCTCACAATGAATGGCATCATGCACTTACAGGAATTTCCAGAAGAGACATTATACTTTTAGCAGCTCAATCACTAGCTGGCATCTACAAAAACACAATTAATCCcatctaa
- the LOC100646138 gene encoding protein PRRC1-B isoform X3 codes for MTDDSNGESTFEFVERRTDESSTSGEIVKTGVSTSTGNLLSNVPPPSALPIFISNPGTMLSERPNNLESSSQKKLHEQEPNKSMLNTVIQSKPLQQETHQVITTPIVTPSIQNVQTTVPSENIVQDSGMVGGGLLSWVKETVVNSNVLSKVAEKAKNSVNTMITTLDPQMREFIYSGGDMEIVVASDKDVKISSVRQAFQTVFGKATVTGISVESSAVAAQPVGFAAGVKGAEERINSARNIPTLPKDIPIIAVENFLLEVGEDKWYDLGVILLNDPKRNVNLQTFTQMTPVPSQIVTMAQEATPEDYPLKWSGLSVTVGSLMANSLQVSHNEWHHALTGISRRDIILLAAQSLAGIYKNTINPI; via the exons ATGACTGACGATTCCAATGGAGAATCCACATTCGAATTTGTCGAAAGAAGAACAGATGAATCGTCTACATCTGGAGAAATCGTAAAAACAG GTGTATCAACATCTACAGGGAATTTGTTATCAAATGTACCACCACCTAGTGCATTgcctatttttatttcaaacccTGGAACAATGTTATCAGAAAGGCCTAATAATTTAGAATCATCTTCACAAAAGAAACTTCATGAACAGGAACCTAATAAATCAATGTTAAATACTGTTATTCAATCTAAACCATTACAGCAAGAAACACATCAAGTAATTACAACTCCTATTGTTACTCCGTccatacaaaatgtacaaactACAGTGCCATCAGAAAATATAGTCCAAGATTCAGGAATGGTTGGAGGTGGTCTACTGTCATGGGTTAAAGAAACAGTAGTAAATAGTAATGTATTAAGCAAAGTTGCAGAAAAAGCAAAGAACAGTGTTAATACTATGATCACAACATTAGATCCTCAGATGCGTGAGTTCATTT ATTCTGGTGGTGATATGGAGATTGTAGTTGCATCAGACAAAGATGTTAAAATAAGTTCTGTTCGTCAGGCTTTCCAAACAGTTTTTGGGAAGGCAACAGTAAC TGGTATATCAGTGGAAAGTTCAGCTGTGGCTGCTCAACCAGTTGGTTTTGCTGCGGGTGTGAAAGGAGCAGAAGAAAGAATTAATTCTGCTCGAAATATTCCGACTCTTCCAAAAGATATACCTATAATTGCAGTAGAAAATTTTCTGTTAGAAGTTGGTGAAGATAAATGGTATGATTTAGGGGTGATACTTCTTAATGATCCGAAACGTAATGTGAATTTGCAAACGTTCACTCAAATGACTCCAGTGCCAAGTCAAATAGTAACAATGGCACAAGAAGCCACACCTGAAGATTATCCTCTTAAATGGTCTGGATTATCAGTTACTGTTGGTAGTTTAATGGCAAACAGTTTACAG GTTTCTCACAATGAATGGCATCATGCACTTACAGGAATTTCCAGAAGAGACATTATACTTTTAGCAGCTCAATCACTAGCTGGCATCTACAAAAACACAATTAATCCcatctaa
- the LOC100647296 gene encoding translation elongation factor 2 — MVNFTVDEIRAMMDKKKNIRNMSVIAHVDHGKSTLTDSLVSKAGIIAGAKAGETRFTDTRKDEQERCITIKSTAISMFFALEEKDLVFITNPDQRDKDEKGFLINLIDSPGHVDFSSEVTAALRVTDGALVVVDCVSGVCVQTETVLRQAIAERIKPVLFMNKMDRALLELQLDSEDLYQTFQRIVENVNVIIATYSDDDGPMGEVRVDPSKGSVGFGSGLHGWAFTLKQFSEMYAEKFKIDVVKLMNRLWGESFFNPKTKKWSKQKETDNKRSFCMYVLDPIYKVFDSIMNYKKDEADNLLQKLGIVLKPEDKDKDGKALLKVVMRTWLPAGEALLQMIAIHLPSPVTAQKYRMEMLYEGPLDDEAAIGIKNCDPNGPLMMYVSKMVPTSDKGRFYAFGRVFSGKVSTGMKARIMGPNFQPGKKEDLYEKAIQRTILMMGRYVEAIEDVPSGNICGLVGVDQFLVKTGTITTFKDAHNMKVMKFSVSPVVRVAVEPKNPADLPKLVEGLKRLAKSDPMVQCIIEESGEHIIAGAGELHLEICLKDLEEDHACIPIKKSDPVVSYRETISEQSNQMCLSKSPNKHNRLFMMACPMPDGLAEDIDSGEVNPRDDFKVRARYLNEKYDYDVSEARKIWCFGPDGTGPNILVDCTKGVQYLNEIKDSVVAGFQWATKEGVLSEENLRGVRFNIHDVTLHADAIHRGGGQIIPTTRRCLYACLLTASPRLMEPVYLCEIQCPETAVGGIYGVLNRRRGHVFEEQQVAGTPMFVVKAYLPVNESFGFTADLRSNTGGQAFPQCVFDHWQILPGDPMEPNSRPYQVVQETRKRKGLKEGLPDLNAYLDKL; from the exons ATG gTGAACTTCACGGTAGATGAGATACGTGCTATGATggacaaaaagaaaaacatcAGAAATATGTCTGTCATTGCGCATGTTGATCATGGAAAGTCAACTTTGACTGACTCCCTTGTGTCTAAGGCCGGTATTATTGCTGGTGCTAAAGCTGGTGAAACCAGATTTACAGATACTCGCAAGGATGAACAGGAACGATGTATTACTATTAAATCCAC aGCTATTTCTATGTTCTTTGCACTTGAAGAGAAAGACTTAGTTTTCATTACAAATCCTGATCAACGTGACAAGGATGAAAAAGGTTTCTTGATTAACCTTATTGATTCACCTGGCCATGTTGATTTCTCCAGTGAAGTAACTGCTGCTCTTCGAGTAACTGATGGAGCTCTTGTAGTTGTTGATTGTGTATCTG GTGTATGTGTGCAAACGGAAACTGTACTTCGTCAAGCTATTGCTGAACGTATAAAGCCAGTGTTGTTCATGAACAAAATGGACAGAGCACTTTTAGAACTTCAGCTTGATAGTGAAGATCTTTATCAAACTTTCCAGCGTATTGTTGAAAACGTTAACGTTATTATTGCAACATATTCGGACGATGATGGTCCTATGGGTGAAGTTAGA GTAGATCCTAGTAAAGGTTCAGTCGGTTTTGGTTCTGGTCTTCATGGTTGGGCGTTTacattaaaacaattttctgaaATGTATGCtgagaaatttaaaattgacGTTGTAAAACTTATGAATAGATTATGGGGAGAATCTTTCTTTAACCCCAAAACTAAGAAGTGGAGCAAGCAGAAGGAAACAGACAATAAACGATCCTTTTGCATGTACGTCTTAGATCCAATTTATAAG GTATTTGATAGTATAATGAATTACAAAAAAGATGAAGCAGACAACCTGCTGCAAAAATTAGGAATTGTTTTAAAACCGGAAGATAAAGATAAGGATGGCAAAGCTCTTCTTAAG GTTGTCATGAGAACATGGTTACCAGCTGGAGAAGCTTTGCTTCAGATGATTGCTATTCATTTACCATCCCCTGTTACCGCGCAGAAATATCGTATGGAAATGTTGTATGAAGGTCCGCTTGATGACGAGGCTGCAATTGGTATTAag AACTGCGATCCGAATGGACCACTCATGATGTATGTTTCAAAAATGGTACCGACCTCCGACAAAGGTCGTTTCTATGCTTTCGGTCGTGTATTCTCTGGAAAAGTAAGCACTGGAATGAAAGCACGTATTATGGGACCTAATTTCCAACCGGGTAAAAAAGAAGATCTTTATGAGAAAGCTATCCAGCGTACAATTTTGATGATGGGACGTTACGTTGAGGCGATTGAAGATGTGCCTTCTG GTAATATTTGTGGACTTGTTGGCGTTGATCAATTCTTAGTGAAGACTGGTACCATCACCACGTTTAAGGATGCACACAATATGAAAGTTATGAAATTTTCGGTTTCACCTGTCGTCCGTGTGGCTGTTGAACCTAAAAATCCAGCAGATTTACCTAAATTAGTTGaag GTCTTAAACGTTTGGCGAAATCAGATCCTATGGTACAATGTATTATTGAAGAATCAGGAGAGCACATTATTGCTGGTGCTGGAGAACTGCACCTTGAAATTTGTTTAAAGGACTTGGAAGAAGATCATGCTTGTATACCCATTAAGAAATCGGATCCTGTTGTTTCTTACAGAGAAACAATTTCGGAACAATCGAATCAGATGTGTCTTTCAAAATCACCTAATAAGCATAATCGGTTATTCATGATGGCGTGTCCTATGCCTGATGGTCTCGCTGAAGATATCGATAGT GGTGAAGTTAATCCAAGGGATGACTTCAAAGTACGTGCTCGTTATTTGAACGAAAAGTATGACTACGATGTTAGCGAAGCTAGGAAGATTTGGTGCTTTGGACCTGATGGAACTGGACCCAACATTCTTGTAGATTGTACGAAAGGAGTACAGTATCTTAACGAAATTAAGGATTCTGTTGTAGCTGGATTCCAATGGGCTACGAAAGAG GGTGTTCTTTCGGAAGAAAACTTGAGAGGTGTGCGTTTCAACATTCACGATGTGACGTTACATGCTGACGCTATTCATAGAGGTGGTGGTCAAATTATTCCTACCACAAGACGTTGCCTTTATGCTTGTCTTCTCACTGCCTCTCCTCGACTTATGGAACCAGTTTACTTATGCGAAATTCAG TGTCCTGAAACAGCTGTCGGTGGTATCTATGGTGTGCTTAACCGAAGAAGAGGTCACGTATTCGAAGAACAACAGGTTGCTGGTACACCTATGTTTGTAGTTAAAGCATATCTTCCAGTTAATGAGTCCTTTGGTTTTACTGCCGACTTGCGTTCTAACACCGGCGGACAAGCTTTCCCTCAATGTGTATTCGATCATTGGCAGATCTTGCCCGGTGATCCAATGGAACCTAATTCTAGACCTTATCAAGTTGTGCAG GAAACACGTAAAAGAAAAGGATTGAAGGAAGGTCTCCCAGATTTGAATGCATACCTTGATAAATTGTAA